In a single window of the Micrococcaceae bacterium Sec5.7 genome:
- a CDS encoding histidine kinase, protein MELKLNLARHWGAPAAAVIFFSLWCVAEAGRMGPWPGLPYWSGTWPLIITTLAIAVAAWKPYISLALTVILLGGQLMSIIPPVESDHWAIYLGAFIAMGFIMWVGRPRIRFVALGANLVFTVLMTFMMLSWRYGQGVGWFGSAPTGDRWTFYTYGWRLFFMLVLIAAGCAAVGFALALYQERGGLFQARNLAQASLKEAEVDLVIEQERTRISRDLHDVLAHSLAVIAAQADGSRYLSQEQPKVVLEALENIAASARHALVDAQRVIEGVREDGLVSPQPRLSDVEPLIMRMRQGSLKVQHTETGTPGELGAGQQLAVFRIVQECLTNALKHGGRGTAVRLHFDWSGPGLTLHAASARPATVSAGDDDGPIARVGRGIPGMRERAHLAGGWLASGPDGEQFRVTVFIPYGACPAPHDVEPVLQEVGLSHESPETTVPLALEGAAPSASAANAGQEAGGRG, encoded by the coding sequence ATGGAACTGAAACTGAATCTGGCACGGCATTGGGGTGCACCCGCGGCGGCCGTCATTTTCTTCTCACTGTGGTGCGTGGCCGAGGCCGGGAGGATGGGGCCTTGGCCCGGGCTACCGTATTGGTCCGGTACCTGGCCGCTAATTATCACCACGTTGGCCATCGCAGTGGCTGCATGGAAGCCGTACATTTCGCTGGCGCTGACCGTGATACTGCTGGGTGGGCAGCTGATGTCCATCATTCCGCCGGTGGAGTCCGACCACTGGGCCATCTACCTCGGCGCGTTCATTGCCATGGGCTTCATCATGTGGGTGGGCCGGCCGCGGATCCGGTTCGTCGCGCTTGGGGCCAACCTTGTTTTCACCGTCCTCATGACTTTCATGATGCTGTCGTGGCGTTATGGCCAGGGCGTCGGCTGGTTTGGGTCGGCCCCTACAGGCGACCGCTGGACGTTTTACACATACGGCTGGCGACTGTTCTTCATGCTCGTCCTGATCGCGGCCGGTTGCGCCGCCGTCGGATTCGCACTCGCCCTCTATCAGGAGCGCGGCGGCCTCTTCCAAGCGCGCAACCTGGCGCAGGCCAGCCTAAAGGAAGCCGAAGTGGACCTGGTGATCGAGCAGGAACGCACCCGGATATCGCGGGACCTGCATGACGTCCTGGCCCACTCCCTTGCCGTGATCGCCGCGCAGGCGGACGGATCCCGATACCTCAGCCAGGAACAGCCCAAAGTTGTGCTCGAGGCCCTGGAGAACATTGCAGCCTCGGCACGGCACGCCTTAGTTGATGCTCAGCGCGTCATCGAAGGCGTGCGGGAGGACGGCCTGGTTTCTCCACAGCCCCGGCTCAGCGACGTGGAACCATTGATAATGCGGATGAGGCAGGGCAGCCTGAAAGTCCAGCACACCGAGACCGGAACCCCAGGTGAGCTCGGTGCCGGGCAGCAACTCGCCGTATTCCGGATCGTCCAGGAATGCCTTACCAATGCGCTCAAGCATGGCGGCCGCGGCACTGCCGTCCGGCTGCACTTCGACTGGAGCGGCCCCGGCCTGACACTGCATGCCGCCTCCGCCCGGCCGGCCACGGTTTCGGCCGGTGATGACGACGGGCCCATCGCACGTGTGGGCCGCGGTATTCCGGGCATGCGCGAACGCGCCCACCTTGCAGGCGGCTGGCTCGCGTCAGGTCCCGACGGCGAGCAGTTCCGGGTTACCGTGTTCATCCCTTACGGGGCGTGTCCGGCCCCGCATGATGTGGAACCGGTGCTGCAAGAAGTGGGCCTCTCTCACGAGTCTCCCGAAACCACAGTGCCGCTCGCGCTCGAGGGTGCAGCGCCATCGGCGTCCGCAGCCAACGCAGGGCAGGAGGCCGGGGGACGTGGCTGA
- a CDS encoding DUF456 domain-containing protein, translated as MYAPTVVTILCGLAILVGVAGTVIPVLPGSVLIGLSLLAWGIWGGAGTIGWVVFGIGLAFVLAGMAASAVLTGRKLKEHRIPNRSVVMGLVLGVVGMFIIPVVGLFVGFAAGLLLSEFLRTRNFRTALTSSWAALKATGLGMLVEFGLACLAASTWVIGVWVSAASA; from the coding sequence CGCCCCGACTGTTGTGACAATCCTCTGCGGCCTGGCCATTCTGGTGGGCGTGGCCGGCACCGTCATTCCGGTACTTCCAGGCAGCGTTCTGATCGGGCTCAGCCTGCTGGCGTGGGGCATCTGGGGCGGGGCGGGAACCATCGGCTGGGTGGTGTTCGGCATCGGTCTGGCCTTTGTGCTGGCCGGCATGGCTGCCAGCGCGGTGCTGACCGGCCGCAAGCTGAAAGAGCACAGGATCCCCAACCGGAGCGTGGTGATGGGGCTGGTGCTCGGCGTGGTGGGGATGTTCATCATTCCGGTGGTGGGGCTCTTTGTGGGCTTCGCTGCCGGGCTCCTGCTCAGCGAATTCCTGCGCACCCGGAACTTCAGGACGGCCCTGACCTCCAGCTGGGCTGCGCTGAAGGCCACCGGACTGGGGATGCTGGTGGAGTTCGGACTCGCCTGCCTTGCCGCCAGTACCTGGGTGATAGGGGTGTGGGTGTCGGCGGCTTCCGCCTAG
- a CDS encoding peptidase S10, with translation MAELNADSSSTGTPGSDPKTPEVSDDFIHRKHTLPSGLEYTTTTGRLVLRREEVKDGKADGFKAKAEIFLVSYIADGISTGSTTGRTQRPVVFAFNGGPGSSSVWLHMGLLGPRMVNSGDIGNLTPAPYGVLMDNPETILQHADLVMIDPVNTGFSRVVEGGAADEFHAFIEDRDLVAEVIRLWTTRNDRWLSPKYLVGESYGTLRAVAAAKRLFDAYGMTVNGLGLISTVLNLSTLDFQPGSDTPYALHIPTYAAIAHYHGRHPGRELADVVAEAEAFAAKDFGYALTQGSRLTAEEMDDAVTRLSALTTLGEGFIRRTNLRWTYGEFAAELLRDQGLTVGRIDGRFTQRPDNVQLSENWDDPSLRAINGPYAAAINHYLRAELGYENDLPYEILTGRVQPWSYKTFEGAPVDVSADLERLLAYNPDLRIHVDYGYLDGATPHFAAEYVWAHMNLPPEALSRFTHHYHEAGHMMYLKPEARLAQLAALAAFVTP, from the coding sequence ATGGCTGAACTCAACGCTGACTCGTCCTCCACAGGAACCCCTGGCAGCGATCCGAAAACTCCCGAGGTCAGCGACGACTTCATCCACCGGAAGCACACCCTGCCCTCCGGGCTCGAATACACAACCACCACCGGCCGGCTGGTGCTGCGCCGCGAGGAAGTGAAGGACGGCAAGGCGGACGGCTTCAAGGCGAAGGCCGAGATCTTCCTCGTCAGCTACATTGCGGACGGGATTTCGACAGGCTCAACCACCGGGCGGACCCAGCGCCCCGTGGTTTTCGCCTTCAACGGCGGCCCCGGGTCCTCCAGCGTGTGGCTCCACATGGGACTCCTGGGCCCGCGCATGGTCAACAGCGGGGACATCGGCAACCTCACGCCGGCACCGTACGGCGTGCTGATGGACAACCCGGAAACCATCCTTCAGCACGCCGATCTGGTGATGATCGATCCCGTCAACACCGGCTTTTCCCGCGTGGTTGAGGGCGGCGCGGCGGATGAATTCCATGCGTTCATCGAGGACCGCGACCTCGTGGCGGAGGTCATCCGGCTGTGGACAACCCGCAACGACCGCTGGCTCTCGCCCAAGTATCTGGTCGGCGAATCGTACGGAACTCTTCGTGCCGTGGCGGCGGCCAAGCGGCTCTTTGACGCGTATGGGATGACCGTCAACGGCCTCGGCCTGATCTCCACCGTGCTGAACCTGTCCACCCTGGACTTCCAGCCCGGCAGCGACACCCCCTATGCCCTGCACATCCCCACCTACGCTGCGATCGCGCATTATCACGGCCGCCACCCGGGCCGGGAGCTTGCGGACGTTGTCGCAGAGGCCGAGGCATTCGCGGCAAAGGACTTCGGCTATGCGCTCACCCAGGGTTCGCGGCTCACCGCGGAGGAAATGGACGACGCCGTCACCCGCCTCAGTGCGCTGACCACCCTGGGCGAGGGGTTCATCAGGCGGACCAATCTGCGCTGGACCTATGGCGAATTCGCGGCCGAGCTGCTGCGGGACCAGGGCCTCACCGTAGGCAGGATCGACGGCCGCTTCACGCAGCGGCCGGACAATGTGCAGCTTTCCGAAAACTGGGATGATCCCTCACTGCGTGCCATCAACGGCCCCTACGCCGCCGCGATCAACCACTACCTCCGCGCCGAGCTGGGCTACGAGAACGACCTCCCCTACGAGATCCTCACCGGACGCGTCCAGCCCTGGAGCTACAAGACCTTCGAGGGCGCGCCGGTGGATGTCAGCGCGGATCTGGAACGGCTCCTCGCCTACAACCCGGACCTGCGCATCCATGTGGACTACGGATACCTTGACGGCGCCACCCCGCACTTCGCCGCGGAGTACGTGTGGGCGCACATGAACCTGCCTCCCGAAGCGCTGTCCCGCTTCACACACCACTATCACGAGGCCGGACACATGATGTATCTCAAGCCCGAGGCCAGGCTGGCGCAGCTCGCGGCGCTCGCGGCTTTCGTGACGCCCTGA
- a CDS encoding response regulator transcription factor: MADATAPIAVALVDDQPLFRAGIRMLVESQADMRLAWEAGDGEQAVELAEAKRPDVVLMDLRMPGLDGVSATRRITACADAAGTDKPKIIALTTFNRDQAVVDAVQAGASGYLLKSAEPEFLLAAIRTVYLGYSVIAPGSVHELFQHAARTVPAAGPDLAVLEGLSPRERDVFLLAAKGLGNGDMAESMFVSEATVKTHLRSLLDKLGVRNRLQLVAFAYEHRLLG, from the coding sequence GTGGCTGACGCTACCGCTCCCATTGCGGTTGCGCTGGTGGACGACCAGCCGCTATTCCGTGCAGGCATCCGGATGCTGGTTGAGAGCCAAGCCGATATGCGGCTCGCATGGGAAGCAGGCGACGGCGAGCAGGCTGTGGAACTCGCGGAAGCGAAACGGCCGGACGTTGTGCTGATGGATCTGCGGATGCCCGGCCTTGACGGTGTTTCGGCAACGCGCAGGATCACGGCATGCGCGGACGCAGCCGGCACGGACAAGCCCAAGATCATCGCCCTGACAACCTTCAACCGCGACCAGGCAGTGGTGGACGCCGTGCAGGCAGGGGCCAGCGGCTACCTGCTCAAGAGCGCAGAGCCGGAGTTCCTGCTTGCTGCGATCCGGACCGTTTACCTCGGCTACTCGGTTATTGCCCCCGGTTCCGTGCATGAGCTTTTCCAGCACGCTGCCCGGACCGTTCCGGCCGCCGGACCGGATCTTGCCGTGCTGGAGGGACTTTCACCCCGTGAACGCGACGTTTTCCTGCTCGCGGCCAAGGGCCTTGGCAACGGCGACATGGCGGAGAGCATGTTCGTCTCCGAGGCCACAGTGAAAACCCATCTGCGGAGTCTTCTGGACAAATTGGGCGTCCGGAACCGGCTCCAGCTTGTGGCATTCGCATACGAGCATAGGCTGCTGGGCTAG